One segment of Penaeus vannamei isolate JL-2024 chromosome 3, ASM4276789v1, whole genome shotgun sequence DNA contains the following:
- the LOC138859701 gene encoding uncharacterized protein, with protein sequence MLERRAAGPTGRATAGAQDENRSYSLCLCSGSRQPGMKLVGQSPREPHRELGRLRVAVAALLEVRRPSSNTISVGGYNYYWSGHSDGHHLQGCSDPYCWRWYSDVCTAAKEINHKLVSTQRILQTCRVYRSAEVCGTDHRLVVVTLRVLFKTPQQANDHPWVFHLNRLKERECAQRVTEAISGCFTALDNVTDPVLLCDTFKRETLCAIQESIGNSPRAKQNFISQEALQATDACRAAHLTRDRDLHHSQVRRTQSLLRRDKEQFIRSLAEEVEDHFFVNFLRNLNSKSSLQVTAVHLVSGQITSDPVAVRERWDEYFEQLYQVDPPTFNFDEGRAVIPLPDPPISEDPSFLTEVREAISKLKSGKSAGICGIPAELLKAVGRPMARGIHAVLATIYCSP encoded by the exons atgctggagAGGCGGGCTGCAGGCCCCACAGGAAGGGCAactgctggggcgcaggatgaGAACAGGAGCTACTCGCTCTGCCtgtgttctggcagccgccagcctggaatgaagcttgtgggacaaagcccaagggaaccccacag ggaactggggaggttgagagttgcggtggctgctctcttggaggtgagaagacctagcAGTaacacgatcagtgtaggtggctacaactattactggtcaggccacagcgatggtcatcatcttcaggga TGCTCAGACCCGTATTGTTGGAGATGGTACAGCGATGTATGTactgcagccaaggagatcaaccacaaaCTCGTTAGCACTCAGAGGATCCTCCAGacctgcagggtgtataggagtgccgaggtctgtggtactgaccatagattagttgtggttACCCTCCGGGTCCTCTTTAAAACTCCCCAGCAGGCTAATGATCACCCCTGGGTGTTTCATTTGAACAGGCTGAAGGAGCGGGAGTGTGCTCAGAGGGTTACTGAGGCAATATCTGGTTGTTTCACAGCACTCGACAAtgtgacggaccctgtacttctgtgtgacaccttcaagcgcgaaacgctttgTGCAATCCAAGAATCGATTGGTAACAGCCCGAGGGCaaaacagaattttatctcacaggaggcACTGCAAGCCACAGATGCATGCCGTGCAGCTCATCTGAcaagggatcgggatttgcatcaTTCTCAAgtgcgcagaactcagtctctgttaagaagggacaaggaacagtttattaggagtcttgctgaggaggtcgaagaccATTTCTTTGTAAATTTCCTAAGAAATCTGAATTCCAAATCCTCtttacaggtgactgcagttcacttagtaagtggccagatcaccTCAGATCCTGtagcggtgcgggagcgttgggatgagtactttgagcagttgtatcaggttgacccaccaacatttAACTTTGATGAGGGTAgggccgtgattccgttgccggacccacccatcagtgaggatccatccttcctaactgaagttagggaggcgatctccaagctgaagagtggcaaatcagcgggtatttgcggcatcccagctgaactgttaaaggctgttgGTCGACCTATGGCGCGTGGAATCCACGCTGTCCTAGCTACCATctactgttccccctga